One Acidobacteriota bacterium genomic window carries:
- a CDS encoding carbohydrate kinase family protein yields MTKAKPSKVDLVGVGLNATDMLIPMAEHPVPGSKVEFRSASVLPGGQVASAVMACQQWGLRTRYVGKLGDDGAAQLHSDEFARAGVEAHVITVPGCASQQAVILVDSQGERTVLWRRDQQLGLRPEELDREWIVNARALHVDGYDTAAATVAAGWARAVGIPVVADLDDTYPGVEGLLENIDYAIVSRDVPARLLGLEDLEKSLPMMQRRYGCALTAATLGDDGVLAWDGKQFHYASAYQVAAVDTTGAGDTFHAGFIYGLLQGWPLRRRLDFACAAAALNCMGVGARGGIQPVELIENLMATGARYEPVLDVAKQA; encoded by the coding sequence ATGACAAAAGCAAAGCCATCGAAGGTTGACCTCGTCGGCGTTGGCTTGAACGCGACCGATATGTTAATTCCAATGGCGGAGCACCCGGTTCCAGGGTCCAAGGTCGAGTTTCGCTCAGCCAGCGTGCTTCCCGGTGGACAGGTCGCAAGCGCCGTTATGGCATGTCAGCAGTGGGGACTGCGTACTCGCTACGTCGGCAAGCTGGGCGACGACGGCGCTGCCCAGCTTCATAGCGACGAATTTGCGCGCGCCGGCGTAGAGGCGCACGTCATTACGGTGCCCGGCTGTGCAAGTCAACAGGCGGTAATCCTTGTGGACAGTCAGGGCGAGCGCACAGTTCTGTGGCGCCGCGATCAGCAGCTCGGCCTTCGTCCCGAAGAACTGGATCGCGAATGGATCGTGAATGCTCGTGCGCTCCACGTGGACGGCTACGATACTGCCGCCGCCACTGTTGCAGCGGGCTGGGCTCGCGCTGTGGGAATTCCCGTCGTCGCTGATCTTGATGATACGTATCCTGGTGTGGAAGGATTGCTCGAAAATATTGACTATGCCATCGTCAGCAGAGACGTTCCAGCGCGGCTGCTCGGGCTGGAGGATCTGGAGAAGTCGCTGCCTATGATGCAGCGTCGATATGGATGTGCATTGACCGCAGCGACGCTCGGAGACGATGGAGTGCTAGCGTGGGATGGCAAGCAGTTCCATTACGCCTCCGCCTATCAGGTGGCCGCCGTGGACACGACCGGAGCCGGAGACACGTTTCACGCCGGGTTCATTTACGGCCTTCTTCAAGGCTGGCCATTGCGGCGAAGGCTCGACTTCGCCTGCGCTGCCGCTGCATTGAACTGCATGGGCGTTGGCGCGAGAGGTGGAATTCAGCCGGTGGAATTGATCGAAAATTTGATGGCGACAGGCGCTCGCTACGAGCCTGTCCTCGATGTCGCGAAGCAGGCTTAG
- a CDS encoding formamidopyrimidine-DNA glycosylase, which produces MPELPDIVAYISALEPRVIHQPLQRVRIASAFLLRTVQPPITSVEGRVVRELRRIGKRIAFGLGGDFWLVLHLMIAGRLHWRPAEAKLSGRQNLAAFDFPKGSLVLTEAGTQRRASLHLLVGEDSLRAMDPGGIDVFSSDLNSFCATLTSENRALKRALTDPRLLSGIGNAYSDEILHAAQLSPIAQTHNLKPQEWERLFAATRSTLELWTRTLREEATHGFPEKVTAFRKGMAVHGRYGEPCPRCGERVLRIRYADNETNYCARCQTGGKVLADRSLSRLLRDDWPRTLEELEGLKRRQ; this is translated from the coding sequence CGCGAGCGCGTTTCTGCTGCGAACCGTGCAGCCACCGATCACGAGCGTCGAAGGCCGCGTCGTTCGCGAGTTGAGGCGAATTGGCAAGCGCATTGCATTCGGCTTGGGCGGTGATTTCTGGCTGGTGCTGCATCTGATGATTGCTGGCCGGTTGCATTGGCGACCCGCGGAAGCAAAGCTGTCTGGCCGTCAAAATCTAGCGGCGTTTGATTTTCCGAAGGGATCACTCGTGCTTACGGAGGCGGGCACGCAGCGTCGTGCATCGTTGCACCTTCTGGTTGGCGAAGACAGTTTGCGCGCGATGGATCCAGGAGGAATCGACGTTTTTTCGAGCGATCTCAACTCCTTTTGTGCAACACTCACGTCAGAAAATCGCGCACTTAAGCGAGCCCTGACCGATCCCCGCTTGTTGAGCGGCATCGGCAACGCATACTCCGATGAAATTCTGCATGCAGCGCAACTTTCGCCAATTGCACAGACGCACAATCTGAAGCCACAAGAATGGGAGCGCCTTTTCGCCGCCACCAGGAGCACGCTCGAGCTTTGGACGCGAACGCTGCGGGAAGAAGCGACGCACGGCTTTCCCGAAAAGGTCACGGCGTTTCGCAAGGGAATGGCGGTCCATGGTCGCTATGGCGAGCCGTGTCCGAGATGTGGTGAGAGGGTGTTACGTATCCGCTACGCTGATAACGAGACGAATTACTGCGCGCGATGCCAGACAGGTGGAAAAGTTCTCGCCGATCGCAGCCTGTCTCGCTTGCTAAGAGACGATTGGCCGCGCACGCTCGAGGAACTGGAAGGGCTCAAGCGACGTCAGTGA